A DNA window from Dunckerocampus dactyliophorus isolate RoL2022-P2 chromosome 17, RoL_Ddac_1.1, whole genome shotgun sequence contains the following coding sequences:
- the erbin gene encoding erbin isoform X4, translating to MTELLTPSLRCLRMSKRSFFVRLVPCRCLRGEEEAVTSLDYSHCSLETVPKEIFSFEKTLQELYLDANQIEELPKQLFNCQLLQRLSMPDNDLTVLPGGIANLINLRELDVSKNSIQEFPENIKNCKVLTIVEASVNPISKLPEGFTQLMSLTQLYLNDAFLEFLPASFGRLTKLQILELRENQLKMLPKSMQKLTQLERLDLGSNEFTEVPEVMEQLTGIKELWMDGNRLTFLPGMLGMLKQLVYLDVSKNNLEMVDEQICGCESLQDLLLSNNALTQLPGSIGSLKKLTALKVDENQLMYLPDSIGGLTCLDELDCSFNEIEALPSSIGQCVSIRTFAADHNFLSQLPPDMGNWKSATVLFLHSNKLESLPEEMGDMQKLKVINLSNNKLRNLPYSFTKLSQMTAMWLSENQSKPLIPLQKEEDPETQKTVLTNYMFPQQTRTEDYIPNSDSESFNPTLWEEQRKHKAQVAFECDEDKDERETPPREGNLKRYPTPYPDELKNMVKTAQSVAHRLKEDESSDESGKDPKPVERNHIGVQDVGVKVIEAPCPNGLVSEAESKACNITFTIPNPPEPASKDTSESFSSQHVPLKLSEGSMMNHEDTLEDSEELSDEEEEMKIAEMRPPLIEISINQPKVVTLSKDKKDDGKDADSLLDDTVANSNQNNSNCSSPSRMSDSVSLTTDSSQDNSLCTPEREAKMPFLPKSRQEDENMNPSKDTSSLLHNGNGSETSLQALLRGQQTATDPAGDYDLSVEARLAFIERGLNNGMEDGYTKWDKINMNVSNLPTDNMNGNQQVMSSAGMTASGEMSRSNEELSPEKRRHPPQVTKSQSVSNIETGGMKLYSFDSDGDTAAEARMVSGGPGPSQSSMAQGQSIVRSKSASLLNDQPLQVYPSSHASSSDLLSSSKVATSTSRYPAPSSMAMGAPPPQYNVQYTSSAMPKEGMWAQRTPMPPEYQGYLPPAAHSLANTNYSNRNQAPPYPLQPQHRGAPMGSQPHGDIWAKERLQSTSSQSSGGTLQRQSSTASVGEGRRMQLPEGDYLTYRDIHTLARGPLAMSQAAQRPISARTYSIDIAAPARPPNSRPPPHELPERTMSVSDFHYQQGSPNKRPNVRVKSEHSLLDGPGLVSGGPGRVPMDWRDQVMRHIEAKKMEKEDVFGPPGQQSYTMDSRRKVPLMNGQMSSCARPHISQASMARHPSREQLIDYLMLKVSQQGPPRAPHEAPQHEIHVKVEKNPELGFSISGGVGGRGNPFRPDDNGIFVTRVQPEGPASKILQPGDKIIQANGYSFVNIDHGNAVSLLKTFANTVDLTIVRDVQA from the exons TGCCTGAGGATGTCGAAGCGGAGCTTCTTCGTTCGCCTGGTGCCGTGCCGCTGCTTGCGGGGCGAGGAGGAGGCGGTAACGTCACTCGACTACTCCCACTGCAGCCTGGAAACGGTTCCCAAGGAGATCTTTAGCTTTGAGAAGACGCTGCAGGAGCTCTACCTCGATGCCAACCAGATTGAAGAGCTGCCTAAA CAACTGTTCAACTGCCAGCTTCTTCAGCGACTGAGCATGCCAGATAATGACTTGACCGTCTTGCCGGGGGGGATCGCTAACCTCATCAATCTCAGGGAGCTTGACGTCAGCAAAAACA GTATCCAGGAGTTTCCAGAGAATATCAAGAACTGCAAAGTGCTAACTATTGTGGAGGCCAGTGTGAATCCCATCTCCAA GCTCCCTGAAGGCTTCACCCAACTCATGAGCCTGACCCAGCTCTACTTGAACGATGCCTTCCTGGAGTTTCTACCAGCCAGctttggcag GCTGACTAAGCTGCAGATCCTGGAGCTGAGAGAGAACCAGCTGAAGATGTTGCCAAA AAGCATGCAGAAGCTCACACAGTTGGAGAGGTTGGACCTAGGCAGCAACGAGTTCACTGAAGTG CCTGAGGTGATGGAGCAGCTGACTGGAATCAAGGAGctctggatggatggaaacagaCTGACCTTCTTACCAGGG ATGCTGGGCATGCTTAAACAGCTTGTCTACCTGGACGTCTCCAAGAACAACTTAGAGATGGTGGACGAGCAAATCTGTGGCTGCGAGAGTCTGCAGGATCTGTTGCTCTCCAACAACGCTCTGACGCAGCTGCCCGGCTCCATCG GCTCGCTGAAGAAACTGACGGCTCTGAAGGTGGATGAGAACCAGCTGATGTACTTGCCTGACTCCATTGGAGG GCTGACCTGTCTGGATGAACTGGACTGCAGCTTCAACGAGATCGAAGCCCTGCCATCGTCCATCGGCCAGTGCGTCAGCATTCGCACCTTCGCTGCAGATCACAACTTCCTCAGCCAGCTTCCCCCAGAC ATGGGCAACTGGAAGAGCGCAACAGTGCTGTTCCTACATTCCAACAAGCTGGAGTCGCTGCCGGAGGAGATGGGCGACATGCAGAAACTGAAGGTCATCAATCTGAGCAACAACAA GTTGAGGAACCTCCCCTACAGTTTCACTAAACTGAGCCAGATGACAGCAATGTGGCTGTCTGAAAACCAG TCCAAACCCCTGATCCCACTGCAGAAAGAAGAGGATCCAGAGACTCAGAAAACTGTGCTGACCAACTACATGTTCCCGCAGCAGACCAGGACAGAGGACT ACATTCCCAACTCTGACTCTGAGAGCTTCAATCCAACCCTGTGGGAGGAGCAACGCAAACACAAAGCTCAGGTGGCCTTTGAGTGCGACGAGGACAAAGACGAGAGGGAAACACCTCCCAGA GAGGGCAACCTGAAGCGCTACCCCACGCCGTATCCAGACGAGCTGAAGAACATGGTGAAGACGGCCCAGTCGGTGGCGCACAGGCTCAAGGAGGACGAGTCCAGCGATGAGTCTGGAAAGGACCCCAAACCCGTTGAGAGGAACCACATTGGTGTGCAGGACGTGGGAGTGAAG GTGATAGAGGCGCCCTGTCCTAACGGCCTGGTGTCTGAAGCGGAGTCCAAAGCATGCAACATCACATTCACAATCCCCAACCCTCCAGAACCAGCATCCAAGGACACGTCTGAGTCTTTCAGCTCCCAGCATGTCCCACTCAAGTTGTCCGAGGGCTCCATGATGAACCacgaggacacgctggag GACTCTGAGGAGCTGtctgatgaagaggaggagatgaAGATTGCCGAGATGAGGCCGCCTCTCATTGAGATCTCCATCAACCAGCCCAAGGTGGTGACGCTAAGTAAGGACAAGAAAG ATGACGGCAAGGATGCGGACTCCCTGCTCGACGACACGGTGGCCAACAGCAACCAGAACAACAGCAACTGCTCATCGCCGTCACGCATGTCGGACTCTGTGTCTCTGACCACCGACAGCAGTCAGGACAACTCCCTGTGCACCCCTGAGAGGGAGGCAAAGATGCCCTTCCTGCCAAAAAGCAG GCAAGAAGATGAGAACATGAACCCGTCCAAAGACACCAGCAGCCTCCTTCATAACGGCAATGGCTCTGAAACGTCTCTCCAGGCGCTGCTGAGGGGCCAGCAGACTGCCACTGACCCGGCGGGCGACTATGACCTGTCCGTGGAGGCCAGACTGGCCTTCATCGAGAGGGGATTGAACAACGGCATGGAGGACGGCTACACCAAGTGGGACAAGATCAACATGAACGTGTCAAACCTGCCCACAGACAACATG AACGGAAACCAGCAGGTCATGTCCTCAGCTGGCATGACAGCCAGCGGTGAGATGTCTCGCAGCAACGAGGAGCTGTCTCCTGAGAAGAGGCGCCACCCGCCTCAGGTGACCAAGTCTCAGAGTgtcagcaacatagaaacgggGGGCATGAAGCTGTACTCGTTTGACAGCGATGGCGACACCGCTGCAGAGGCGAGGATGGTGAGCGGTGGCCCCGGGCCCAGTCAGAGCTCCATGGCTCAGGGCCAGAGCATCGTGAGGAGCAAGTCAGCCTCCCTGCTCAACGATCAGCCTCTTCAAGTCTACCCGAGCTCTCACGCCTCCTCCTCAGACTTGCTGTCTTCCTCAAAGGTTGCCACCAGCACCAGCAGATACCCAGCCCCCTCCAGCATGGCCATGGGCGCCCCCCCTCCCCAGTACAATGTGCAGTACACAAGCAGCGCCATGCCCAAAGAGGGGATGTGGGCCCAGAGGACGCCTATGCCTCCAGAATACCAAGGCTACCTCCCCCCTGCTGCCCACTCACTCGCTAACACCAACTACTCCAACCGCAATCAGGCCCCCCCCTACCCGCTGCAGCCCCAGCACAGGGGGGCCCCCATGGGATCCCAACCACATGGAGACATTTGGGCCAAGGAGAGGCTTCAGTCTACCAGCAGCCAGTCCAGCGGGGGCACTCTACAGCGGCAGAGCAGCACCGCCTCCGTGGGCGAGGGCAGACGCATGCAGCTGCCTGAGGGCGACTACCTGACCTACAGGGACATCCACACGCTCGCCAGGGGCCCGCTGGCCATGAGCCAGGCAGCACAAAGGCCCATCTCGGCCCGCACTTACAGCATCGACATCGCCGCTCCAGCCAGGCCTCCCAACTCCAGGCCGCCTCCCCACGAGCTTCCAGAGAGGACCATGTCAGTCAGCGACTTCCACTACCAGCAAGGCAGCCCCAACAAGAGGCCCAATGTTAGGGTGAAGTCGGAGCACTCCCTCCTGGACGGGCCCGGGCTGGTGTCTGGGGGGCCGGGAAGGGTGCCGATGGACTGGAGGGACCAGGTGATGCGGCACATTGAGGCCAAGAaaatggaaaag gaggaTGTGTTTGGACCGCCAGGTCAGCAAAGCTACACCATGGACTCCCGCAGAAAA GTGCCTCTGATGAACGGACAGATGAGCTCATGCGCTCGTCCCCACATCAGCCAGGCGTCCATGGCCCGCCACCCCTCCAGAGAGCAGCTCATTGATTACTTGATGCTCAAAGTTTCCCAGCAGGGACCCCCTCGGGCGCCGCACGAGGCGCCGCAGCACGAG ATCCATGTGAAGGTGGAGAAAAATCCAGAACTCGGTTTCAGTATATCCGGAGGAGTGGGAGGTCGTGGGAACCCCTTTCGTCCAGATGACAAT GGGATCTTTGTGACAAGGGTCCAACCTGAGGGTCCGGCTTCCAAGATTCTTCAGCCTGGTGATAAAATCATCCAA GCAAATGGATACAGCTTTGTGAATATCGACCATGGGAACGCCGTGTCCCTCCTCAAGACGTTTGCCAACACTGTGGATCTGACAATCGTGAGGGACGTCCAAGCGTAG
- the erbin gene encoding erbin isoform X5, with protein sequence MTELLTPSLRCLRMSKRSFFVRLVPCRCLRGEEEAVTSLDYSHCSLETVPKEIFSFEKTLQELYLDANQIEELPKQLFNCQLLQRLSMPDNDLTVLPGGIANLINLRELDVSKNSIQEFPENIKNCKVLTIVEASVNPISKLPEGFTQLMSLTQLYLNDAFLEFLPASFGRLTKLQILELRENQLKMLPKSMQKLTQLERLDLGSNEFTEVPEVMEQLTGIKELWMDGNRLTFLPGMLGMLKQLVYLDVSKNNLEMVDEQICGCESLQDLLLSNNALTQLPGSIGSLKKLTALKVDENQLMYLPDSIGGLTCLDELDCSFNEIEALPSSIGQCVSIRTFAADHNFLSQLPPDMGNWKSATVLFLHSNKLESLPEEMGDMQKLKVINLSNNKLRNLPYSFTKLSQMTAMWLSENQSKPLIPLQKEEDPETQKTVLTNYMFPQQTRTEDYIPNSDSESFNPTLWEEQRKHKAQVAFECDEDKDERETPPREGNLKRYPTPYPDELKNMVKTAQSVAHRLKEDESSDESGKDPKPVERNHIGVQDVGVKVIEAPCPNGLVSEAESKACNITFTIPNPPEPASKDTSESFSSQHVPLKLSEGSMMNHEDTLEDSEELSDEEEEMKIAEMRPPLIEISINQPKVVTLSKDKKDDGKDADSLLDDTVANSNQNNSNCSSPSRMSDSVSLTTDSSQDNSLCTPEREAKMPFLPKSRQEDENMNPSKDTSSLLHNGNGSETSLQALLRGQQTATDPAGDYDLSVEARLAFIERGLNNGMEDGYTKWDKINMNVSNLPTDNMVQLDPHNGSLGQEEVDAKQGFDNMHHFQNGNQQVMSSAGMTASGEMSRSNEELSPEKRRHPPQVTKSQSVSNIETGGMKLYSFDSDGDTAAEARMVSGGPGPSQSSMAQGQSIVRSKSASLLNDQPLQVYPSSHASSSDLLSSSKVATSTSRYPAPSSMAMGAPPPQYNVQYTSSAMPKEGMWAQRTPMPPEYQGYLPPAAHSLANTNYSNRNQAPPYPLQPQHRGAPMGSQPHGDIWAKERLQSTSSQSSGGTLQRQSSTASVGEGRRMQLPEGDYLTYRDIHTLARGPLAMSQAAQRPISARTYSIDIAAPARPPNSRPPPHELPERTMSVSDFHYQQGSPNKRPNVRVKSEHSLLDGPGLVSGGPGRVPMDWRDQVMRHIEAKKMEKNALSRSYNSNSAPLGSSHYGSCRDVRASQGSLLFRPYGAFSEDVFGPPGQQSYTMDSRRKVPLMNGQMSSCARPHISQASMARHPSREQLIDYLMLKVSQQGPPRAPHEAPQHEIHVKVEKNPELGFSISGGVGGRGNPFRPDDNGIFVTRVQPEGPASKILQPGDKIIQANGYSFVNIDHGNAVSLLKTFANTVDLTIVRDVQA encoded by the exons TGCCTGAGGATGTCGAAGCGGAGCTTCTTCGTTCGCCTGGTGCCGTGCCGCTGCTTGCGGGGCGAGGAGGAGGCGGTAACGTCACTCGACTACTCCCACTGCAGCCTGGAAACGGTTCCCAAGGAGATCTTTAGCTTTGAGAAGACGCTGCAGGAGCTCTACCTCGATGCCAACCAGATTGAAGAGCTGCCTAAA CAACTGTTCAACTGCCAGCTTCTTCAGCGACTGAGCATGCCAGATAATGACTTGACCGTCTTGCCGGGGGGGATCGCTAACCTCATCAATCTCAGGGAGCTTGACGTCAGCAAAAACA GTATCCAGGAGTTTCCAGAGAATATCAAGAACTGCAAAGTGCTAACTATTGTGGAGGCCAGTGTGAATCCCATCTCCAA GCTCCCTGAAGGCTTCACCCAACTCATGAGCCTGACCCAGCTCTACTTGAACGATGCCTTCCTGGAGTTTCTACCAGCCAGctttggcag GCTGACTAAGCTGCAGATCCTGGAGCTGAGAGAGAACCAGCTGAAGATGTTGCCAAA AAGCATGCAGAAGCTCACACAGTTGGAGAGGTTGGACCTAGGCAGCAACGAGTTCACTGAAGTG CCTGAGGTGATGGAGCAGCTGACTGGAATCAAGGAGctctggatggatggaaacagaCTGACCTTCTTACCAGGG ATGCTGGGCATGCTTAAACAGCTTGTCTACCTGGACGTCTCCAAGAACAACTTAGAGATGGTGGACGAGCAAATCTGTGGCTGCGAGAGTCTGCAGGATCTGTTGCTCTCCAACAACGCTCTGACGCAGCTGCCCGGCTCCATCG GCTCGCTGAAGAAACTGACGGCTCTGAAGGTGGATGAGAACCAGCTGATGTACTTGCCTGACTCCATTGGAGG GCTGACCTGTCTGGATGAACTGGACTGCAGCTTCAACGAGATCGAAGCCCTGCCATCGTCCATCGGCCAGTGCGTCAGCATTCGCACCTTCGCTGCAGATCACAACTTCCTCAGCCAGCTTCCCCCAGAC ATGGGCAACTGGAAGAGCGCAACAGTGCTGTTCCTACATTCCAACAAGCTGGAGTCGCTGCCGGAGGAGATGGGCGACATGCAGAAACTGAAGGTCATCAATCTGAGCAACAACAA GTTGAGGAACCTCCCCTACAGTTTCACTAAACTGAGCCAGATGACAGCAATGTGGCTGTCTGAAAACCAG TCCAAACCCCTGATCCCACTGCAGAAAGAAGAGGATCCAGAGACTCAGAAAACTGTGCTGACCAACTACATGTTCCCGCAGCAGACCAGGACAGAGGACT ACATTCCCAACTCTGACTCTGAGAGCTTCAATCCAACCCTGTGGGAGGAGCAACGCAAACACAAAGCTCAGGTGGCCTTTGAGTGCGACGAGGACAAAGACGAGAGGGAAACACCTCCCAGA GAGGGCAACCTGAAGCGCTACCCCACGCCGTATCCAGACGAGCTGAAGAACATGGTGAAGACGGCCCAGTCGGTGGCGCACAGGCTCAAGGAGGACGAGTCCAGCGATGAGTCTGGAAAGGACCCCAAACCCGTTGAGAGGAACCACATTGGTGTGCAGGACGTGGGAGTGAAG GTGATAGAGGCGCCCTGTCCTAACGGCCTGGTGTCTGAAGCGGAGTCCAAAGCATGCAACATCACATTCACAATCCCCAACCCTCCAGAACCAGCATCCAAGGACACGTCTGAGTCTTTCAGCTCCCAGCATGTCCCACTCAAGTTGTCCGAGGGCTCCATGATGAACCacgaggacacgctggag GACTCTGAGGAGCTGtctgatgaagaggaggagatgaAGATTGCCGAGATGAGGCCGCCTCTCATTGAGATCTCCATCAACCAGCCCAAGGTGGTGACGCTAAGTAAGGACAAGAAAG ATGACGGCAAGGATGCGGACTCCCTGCTCGACGACACGGTGGCCAACAGCAACCAGAACAACAGCAACTGCTCATCGCCGTCACGCATGTCGGACTCTGTGTCTCTGACCACCGACAGCAGTCAGGACAACTCCCTGTGCACCCCTGAGAGGGAGGCAAAGATGCCCTTCCTGCCAAAAAGCAG GCAAGAAGATGAGAACATGAACCCGTCCAAAGACACCAGCAGCCTCCTTCATAACGGCAATGGCTCTGAAACGTCTCTCCAGGCGCTGCTGAGGGGCCAGCAGACTGCCACTGACCCGGCGGGCGACTATGACCTGTCCGTGGAGGCCAGACTGGCCTTCATCGAGAGGGGATTGAACAACGGCATGGAGGACGGCTACACCAAGTGGGACAAGATCAACATGAACGTGTCAAACCTGCCCACAGACAACATGGTACAGCTAGATCCTCACAATGGTTCACTGGGACAGGAGGAAGTTGACGCCAAGCAGGGTTTTGATAACATGCACCATTTCCAGAACGGAAACCAGCAGGTCATGTCCTCAGCTGGCATGACAGCCAGCGGTGAGATGTCTCGCAGCAACGAGGAGCTGTCTCCTGAGAAGAGGCGCCACCCGCCTCAGGTGACCAAGTCTCAGAGTgtcagcaacatagaaacgggGGGCATGAAGCTGTACTCGTTTGACAGCGATGGCGACACCGCTGCAGAGGCGAGGATGGTGAGCGGTGGCCCCGGGCCCAGTCAGAGCTCCATGGCTCAGGGCCAGAGCATCGTGAGGAGCAAGTCAGCCTCCCTGCTCAACGATCAGCCTCTTCAAGTCTACCCGAGCTCTCACGCCTCCTCCTCAGACTTGCTGTCTTCCTCAAAGGTTGCCACCAGCACCAGCAGATACCCAGCCCCCTCCAGCATGGCCATGGGCGCCCCCCCTCCCCAGTACAATGTGCAGTACACAAGCAGCGCCATGCCCAAAGAGGGGATGTGGGCCCAGAGGACGCCTATGCCTCCAGAATACCAAGGCTACCTCCCCCCTGCTGCCCACTCACTCGCTAACACCAACTACTCCAACCGCAATCAGGCCCCCCCCTACCCGCTGCAGCCCCAGCACAGGGGGGCCCCCATGGGATCCCAACCACATGGAGACATTTGGGCCAAGGAGAGGCTTCAGTCTACCAGCAGCCAGTCCAGCGGGGGCACTCTACAGCGGCAGAGCAGCACCGCCTCCGTGGGCGAGGGCAGACGCATGCAGCTGCCTGAGGGCGACTACCTGACCTACAGGGACATCCACACGCTCGCCAGGGGCCCGCTGGCCATGAGCCAGGCAGCACAAAGGCCCATCTCGGCCCGCACTTACAGCATCGACATCGCCGCTCCAGCCAGGCCTCCCAACTCCAGGCCGCCTCCCCACGAGCTTCCAGAGAGGACCATGTCAGTCAGCGACTTCCACTACCAGCAAGGCAGCCCCAACAAGAGGCCCAATGTTAGGGTGAAGTCGGAGCACTCCCTCCTGGACGGGCCCGGGCTGGTGTCTGGGGGGCCGGGAAGGGTGCCGATGGACTGGAGGGACCAGGTGATGCGGCACATTGAGGCCAAGAaaatggaaaag AATGCGCTGTCTCGCTCCTATAATTCCAATAGCGCTCCGCTGGGCTCCTCCCACTACGGCAGCTGTAGGGATGTGCGAGCCAGCCAAGGCTCGCTGCTGTTTAGGCCCTACGGTGCCTTCAGC gaggaTGTGTTTGGACCGCCAGGTCAGCAAAGCTACACCATGGACTCCCGCAGAAAA GTGCCTCTGATGAACGGACAGATGAGCTCATGCGCTCGTCCCCACATCAGCCAGGCGTCCATGGCCCGCCACCCCTCCAGAGAGCAGCTCATTGATTACTTGATGCTCAAAGTTTCCCAGCAGGGACCCCCTCGGGCGCCGCACGAGGCGCCGCAGCACGAG ATCCATGTGAAGGTGGAGAAAAATCCAGAACTCGGTTTCAGTATATCCGGAGGAGTGGGAGGTCGTGGGAACCCCTTTCGTCCAGATGACAAT GGGATCTTTGTGACAAGGGTCCAACCTGAGGGTCCGGCTTCCAAGATTCTTCAGCCTGGTGATAAAATCATCCAA GCAAATGGATACAGCTTTGTGAATATCGACCATGGGAACGCCGTGTCCCTCCTCAAGACGTTTGCCAACACTGTGGATCTGACAATCGTGAGGGACGTCCAAGCGTAG